CGCCCTGGCCACGACGAAGGGGCTCACCGTTCTCGGTCAGCTCGGCCTGCGGAAAGAGATGATGGGAACGCTGGAGTACAACATAGGCCAGCTCATCGCGTTTTTTTTTATCGGGCTGATGTTCTTCTCGTTGTACAAGTTTCTGCCCAATCGCCGGATCCGCTGGCAGACGGCGCTGATCGCGTCGCTTTTCACGAGTTTTCTGCTGGAGCTGGCAAAGCGGGTGTTCGCGACGTACGTCCGCTCGTTCAATCCAGGCTCACTCTACACGGGCACCCTGGCTGCTCTGATCATCGTGGTGGTGTGGGTCTACTACGCGTCAATGATCTTCGTACTGGGCGGCGAGGTAGCGCAAGTCCATGAATTACGCAGGGTTAGAAAGCTTCAGAGGGAGGCTTTCGAAGATTGAAGATTACGGCAAGATAGTTGCAACAGGCCACGCGTGCGGCACAGTGCTGCGCAACTAACATCCTGGGGGGCGTCTCGTGCGTAAGCTTTTGGCAATGGCCATTCTGGCCGCATCGATCACCGCTTGCAGCAAGACCAAAGAAGGTGATCTCGAAGTAGAGAAGCCGGTCATCGGAACGGTCACGGATACGCTGAACGTACCCAGCGTAAACATCACGACCGACTCGGTGAAGGTCACGGTTCCTGACGTCGAGGTGAAGAAGGACACGGCGACGATCAAGGTCCCGAAGGTCGAGATTAAGCGCTAGCTCGATCGGTGCTGAACGATTTGGAGCCTGCTGCCTGACGAAGGTGGCGGGCTCCTTTCGTCTCCCGGCGGTATTGCGCTGCGGTTATATTACGGGTGCCCCAGGTCCCGGAGGGCGCAAGCCCGCTAACTCCGTCAGGACCCCGAAGGTAGCAGCGGCATGCGGAATCTTGCGTTGCTCCGTCAGGCCTGGGGTATCTTCCCTCCTAAATGTCGCTCGCACTCGCCCGTAAATACCGCCCCAGAAACTTCGCCGGCGTTGCGGTGCAGTCCCACGTATCCGATACGCTGCGGGGGGCAATTGCACGTGGCCGCGTCGCGCACGGCTATCTCCTGTGCGGGCCGCGCGGCACAGGCAAGACCACGCTTGCGCGCGTCCTCGCCATGGCGCTCAACTGCGAGAACAAGGGGAGTGATGGTGAGCCCTGCGGCGAATGCACCTCGTGCCAGCGCATCTGGAGCGGCAGCTCGAGCCTGGACGTAGTGGAGATCGACGCCGCTTCGAACCGCGGCGTGGACGATGCCCGCGACCTCCGCGAGCGCGCGATGTACGCGCCTTCGGGCGACGACCGCTACAAGGTCTACATCGTGGACGAGGCGCACATGCTCACGCGCGAGGCGTGGAACGCGCTGCTCAAGATTCTCGAGGAGCCGCCCCCGCGCGTCGTGTTCGTTTTCGCGACGACGGAGCCGCAGAAGATTGCGCAGGCCGCCGCCCCGGTTCTCAGCCGGCTTCAGCGCTTCGACCTCAAGCGCATCAGTGTCGCCGAGATCATCAAGCGGCTGGAGACAGTGCTCGAGTCGGAGCGTATCTCGGCAAGCGGGGAGTCGCTGGCGATGATCGCACGCGCCGCCGATGGATCCATGAGAGACGCGTTGAGTCTCACCGACCAGGTGATATCGCTCGGCGAAGGAGAGATCACCGCCGGTCGGGTTCGCGAAGCGCTCGGGCTGGTGCCGGAAGACGAGTACCTGGGTCTGATAGACATC
The sequence above is drawn from the Gemmatimonadaceae bacterium genome and encodes:
- the dnaX gene encoding DNA polymerase III subunit gamma/tau codes for the protein MSLALARKYRPRNFAGVAVQSHVSDTLRGAIARGRVAHGYLLCGPRGTGKTTLARVLAMALNCENKGSDGEPCGECTSCQRIWSGSSSLDVVEIDAASNRGVDDARDLRERAMYAPSGDDRYKVYIVDEAHMLTREAWNALLKILEEPPPRVVFVFATTEPQKIAQAAAPVLSRLQRFDLKRISVAEIIKRLETVLESERISASGESLAMIARAADGSMRDALSLTDQVISLGEGEITAGRVREALGLVPEDEYLGLIDIIAAHRAGEVFEAVRRLADGGVDFAVFLSGLGDMLRAQLAVVLDGRADNISPHALAALEAHRDDFSAGDLLRMLSMLSGIEPQFRRSSQQQLLVEMLLVRFALLDRSVTLEEVLQTLGGGRGSGGGTERPAARPGAAQAESRASARPAGRTSAEGTTAAVSDLPAEPVLSPPTPPLRVTPAAPQRAIGHPAPSDAADWKAGFDQTANSPERSRLTTEAVREERLATLRAHDPVLDAAVRELDLDLLD